One part of the Glycine soja cultivar W05 chromosome 11, ASM419377v2, whole genome shotgun sequence genome encodes these proteins:
- the LOC114374232 gene encoding uncharacterized protein LOC114374232 produces MFPLRFWVVVVLIMLTTLGVALDNVMAKPRRILLDTDVDLDDVFALIYLLKHNRSEFQLEGVTISANSWTNAGHAVNQVYDILYMMGQDDITVGMGGEGGILPNGTILPNVGGYLSIIEQGMTTTRGCRYRQAIPMGLRGLLDIDTNFGIRKAFLPQGRRKYTPLRQPTAQQVLIDKISTGPITLIMLGAHTNVAIFLMNNPHLKKNVEHIYIMGGSVGLRNQTGCFPQDAFTSCVPRQCDGCGNVYTNYKANPYAEYNIFCDPFATYQVIHSGIPVTLVPLDATNTIPYTKEFFDEFEKSQHTYEVQYCFKSVKMARDAWFGNQFYKNYFMWDSFATGVAISSMRNSNKRNKEENEFADMEYINITVFTSNKPYGISDGSNPFFDGLKVPKFNLKKDGVHSGHVQQGLRDPFCFVKNGKGRCQDGYTAEVNGPDSMKVLVATKAKPNREVRNPLNREYFKSFLNVLRQPQHAGRFNFTTQFPYYKEVTYMPDFQNKTLGKHVVFDMDMSVGDFLALFYLLKVDVEVINLKAITVSPTGWANAATIDVIYDLLHMMGRDDIPVGLGDAFAMNQSDPIFPIVGDCKYVKAIPHGNGGLLDSDTLYGLARDLPRSPRRYTSENSVKFGAPRNTDHPELRQPLVMEIWESILQTMETGSKITVLTNGPLTTLAKVVSVKNISSRIEEVYVVGGHINRNVSDKGNIFSVPSNQYAEFNMFLDPLAAEIVFQSDVNITLIPLSIQHKASSFSSMLHWLRRTEKTPEAVFSKRVLLRLQRLKHIHHRYHHMDTFLGEILGAVVLANGHGPSNLNAKFELKPIKVLAQGDESIDGKMVVDEKHGKLVRILSHMSSKAYHKMFANSLGDWNQSARVGSFEDQRRKWSHP; encoded by the exons ATGTTTCCATTGAGGTTTTGGGTAGTTGTGGTATTGATTATGTTAACAACTCTTGGAGTTGCTTTGGATAATGTGATGGCCAAGCCTCGTCGAATTCTTTTGGATACAGACGTTGATCTTGATGATGTATTTGCTCTTATTTACCTTTTGAAGCACAACAGATCAGAGTTCCAATTGGAG GGAGTAACAATCAGCGCAAATTCTTGGACTAATGCTGGGCATGCTGTGAATCAAGTTTATGACATACTTTACATGATGGGACAAGATGACATAACAGTTGGAATGGGAGGTGAGGGTGGCATACTCCCAAATGGTACCATACTTCCAAATGTAGGTGGATATCTTTCAATTATAGAACAG GGAATGACAACAACAAGAGGTTGTAGATACAGGCAGGCCATTCCTATGGGCCTCCGAGGGCTTTTAGATATTGATACTAATTTTGGCATTCGAAAAGCTTTCCTTCCACAG GGGAGAAGGAAATATACCCCCTTAAGACAACCAACTGCTCAACAAGTGTTGATTGACAAAATATCTACAGGCCCCATAACTTTGATTATGTTAGGAGCGCATACAAATGTAGCTATTTTCCTTATGAACAATCCACACCTAAAGAAAAATGTGGAGCACATTTACATCATGGGTGGTAGTGTGGGGTTAAGAAACCAAACGGGTTGTTTCCCCCAAGATGCTTTTACCTCTTGCGTACCTAGGCAATGTGATGGTTGCGGCAACGTGTACACAAATTATAAAGCTAACCCCTATGCtgagtataatatattttgtgacCCCTTTGCAACATATCAG GTTATTCATTCTGGTATACCTGTTACCCTTGTTCCTCTTGATGCAACAAACACAATCCCATACACTAAAGAATTCTttgatgaatttgaaaaaaGTCAACACACGTATGAAGTACAATATTGTTTCAAGTCTGTGAAAATGGCTCGTGATGCGTGGTTTGGCAATCAATTCTATAAG AATTATTTTATGTGGGACTCTTTCGCAACTGGTGTAGCAATCTCAAGCATGAGAAACtccaataaaagaaataaagaggAAAATGAATTTGCAGATATGGAGTACATAAACATAACTGTATTTACTTCGAACAAACCCTATGGGATATCAGATGGCTCTAATCCATTCTTTGATGGCCTCAAAGTTCCTAAATTCAATCTAAAAAAAGATGGGGTGCATAGTGGTCATGTTCAACAAGGGCTTAGAGATCCATTTTGCTTTGTGAAGAATGGGAAAGGAAGATGTCAA GACGGTTATACAGCTGAGGTGAATGGTCCTGACTCAATGAAGGTACTTGTTGCCACTAAAGCAAAGCCTAACCGGGAAGTTAGGAACCCACTTAACAGAGAATATTTCAAAAGCTTCTTGAAT GTTTTAAGGCAACCACAACATGCTGGGAGGTTCAACTTCACTACACAATTTCCTTACTATAAAGAAGTAACTTACATGCcagattttcaaaacaaaacactAGGGAAACATGTTGTGTTTGACATGGACATGAGTGTAGGAGATTTTCTTGCTCTATTTTACCTTCTTAAAGTGGATGTTGAAGTGATAAACCTTAag GCAATCACTGTGAGCCCAACTGGGTGGGCAAATGCTGCAACAATAGATGTCATCTATGACTTACTACACATGATGGGTCGTGATGATATCCCAGTCGGTCTAGGTGATGCATTTGCAATGAATCAGTCAGACCCCATATTTCCAATTGTTGGAGATTGCAAGTATGTTAAAGCCATTCCCCACGGAAATGGTGGACTTTTAGACTCTGACACTCTATATGGACTTGCTCGTGATTTGCCACGTAGCCCTAGAAG GTATACATCTGAAAATTCTGTGAAGTTTGGGGCTCCTCGAAATACAGATCACCCTGAACTTAGACAGCCACTGGTCATGGAAATTTGGGAGTCCATATTGCAAACAATGGAAACAGGATCTAAAATTACAGTATTAACCAATGGACCTTTGACTACTTTAGCAAAAGTTGTATCGGTTAAAAACATAAGCTCCAGAATTGAG GAGGTTTATGTAGTGGGAGGACACATCAACCGGAATGTCAGTGACAAGGGAAATATATTTTCAGTTCCTTCCAACCAATATGCAGAATTTAACATGTTTCTGGATCCTTTAGCAGCTGAGATAGTGTTTCAATCAGATGTCAACATCACACTCATTCCCCTTAGTATCCAACATAAAGCAAGTTCATTTTCTAGTATGTTACACTGGTTGCGTAGGACAGAAAAAACACCTGAAGCTGTGTTTTCCAAGCGTGTGTTATTGAGGCTACAACGTCTGAAGCATATCCACCATAGATATCATCATATG GACACATTCTTGGGGGAAATTCTAGGTGCGGTTGTCCTAGCTAATGGCCATGGCCCCTCAAATCTAAATGCAAAATTTGAACTCAAGCCCATTAAAGTTTTGGCCCAAGGGGATGAGTCCATAGATGGCAAAATGGTGGTAGATGAGAAACATGGAAAATTAGTCAGAATTTTAAGCCATATGAGTTCCAAGGCTTATCATAAAATGTTTGCAAATAGCCTTGGTGATTGGAACCAATCGGCTAGGGTAGGAAGCTTTGAAGATCAAAGAAGGAAATGGAGTCATCCTTAA